TAGTGTGCTTGCTGGGCATTTAGTTTGAAGAAACCTCTTTGCTGAGTTTAGGTGTGACAAAGTTGTTCACTTTATCCCTGTTTGTTTTTAGGTTCGTATCCATCCTCTCCATTCGACTTTGTCGAAAGTCGTTCGAATGTTGTGTCAATAATACATTATAACAGTAGGCCTACACTTGATTGGTAGAGAGCTTTTTATTTACAGACAAAAATGACAAAGCTCTTTACATTGTGAGCAGCCATATGAAATGCTTTAATAAAAAGGCTACTGATTGTGTTCCCTCCATTTACAGTTGGCTGTTATGACTGGTTGTTCTAACTGATGCTGACcgtgggctctattcaatctgtattgctGAAGTGTTACAATACACTTGATCGAAACTTTAAAGGTCATTTCCTATTGAGCCGAGATATGTAGCGGTCACCGTGAATGGAGTCTCCGCCAACGCGGGGAACGTGGCCTTTAAACATTCATTCACGCTGTACCGTTGAACTTCCGCAATACTGATTGAATGGAGCCCCTTGTCTTCTTACACAGTGTGTCATAGGGGTTAAAGGTGAGCAGGTGTGTCAGTGGGCGTGGCAGAGATGAGTGTCTCTTCCTGGTTCCTGGTGAGTGGCGGGGGCATGAGGCACCGCCTCCCCTGGGAGATGATCTTTGTTGGTCGAGACGACTGTGAACTCATGTTACAGGTAAATCATATTTAGTTTTGTAGTGAGTCCAGAACGGAACACGAACCCGGGTACTGGAGAACGTCAGCCCAACACTGTAGCCGTTATGCCTAAACTGTACTACCGCTGCTAATGTTACGGAGGTGGGTCGATGAACCACTCTGGCATGATGAGTAACCTGAAGACGAGCGGTAGCTCCCAGAGCTGATCTCTAGGCTTTAGTCTTGTCAAGAGACCTGGGTTCGATTCTAGTGGGTCACACTGCTGCAGGTGACTGTTGGACCGAATGTAATCTATGTGATCTGGATTATAAAGAGATTAGCAGGATTATATTGATTGACTGGATTATTGTGTCTTTAGTCCCGCAGTGTGGACAAACAGCATGCCGTTATCAACTATGAGCCAACCACGGACGAACATAAAGTCAAGGACCTGGGGAGCCTGAATGGGGTAAGTAAGATTTGAATAAATATGAATATGAAATGGTTCATGTGCTTCATAAACTGTTCTAAACGGCTAATAATGATATTCCTTTCCTTCCAGACATTTGTGAATGAGGTCAGAATACAGGAGCAGGTGTATATCACTTTGAAAATTGACGACAAGTTGAGGTTTGGATATGATATCCTGTCATGGTGCCATTTTGTCTTTGAAGCTTAGCCTACAGTAGTTCATTGAAATGTCATCAATACCAAAGGAATGAGAGCGACAAAAAAAAGGACTTCAAGGCCAGAATACGGGTATATAAAACTGTAACATAATCACTCTTAATATACTGCCTGAAAAATCATCTAACCTTTCAAACTTACCGCTGTGACTAATGCATAATACATTAGCATATCTGTTTCTGGACTGTACGTCGCTCTGAATAAGAATGTATGccgttaaatgactaaaatgttaaatatctgTGCTATCTCCTGTGAAGAGCTAAGCCTGTGCTGTACAATCACCTTTCCTTAACCTGTCTCACATACCAACCTGTTCACTGTGGTGCGAGGAGAGCTCCATGTCCCCGAGGAAGCATTAAAGGTTGGTTGGACATAGGCTAAAGAAATAGCTAGTTCTCTTTCTGTGTTTCCTATCATCCTATCTCCTCGCCTTTTTCTCAACCATATTGGAGGAGAGGATCCAAGGTCCCACCCCTCTGACTTTCTTCTCTAATCcattttgagaaggaggcaaggagagaggatgcGAGGACTCGAGGAAATATGAATTGAGAAAGAGCCTCACTAAAATATGCTTACAAAGTATTATGAAAGGAAAAGCTCTGAGAAATACCTTTTTCTACTACGTTGGTTGATGCATGTTTAATGGAGATTATGTTCAGTCAAGAACGGCGGAAGTTTCTGCTGCATGTGGCAACACCTCACTGCTTTGTTTGAATGACAAAAAGGAACTTGGTGATACATTGTTCAGTTAGGTCTGTCTGAATCCTAACTTGACGTCTACATGCATAAATTACTCAGATTTCGCGTGAATCATGAACTGATGCCAAATGAGatttgcacaacaacaaaaaattctaTGCTTACAACCAAGACCGTGACCGACTGTCCCATGTATGTTGGTGCAAACATAGAAGAGCTCCTTATCAGACTTACCCTTTTAATCATATCTCTAATGGTGTGAgctcatctcctctctgtgttgtcCTGTGTCCTCGTCTATCAGCATGAGAAGTTTAATAGTCAGCTCCTGCTGCAGACGATAAAGCCGCCAGAAGCTGCTCCGGTACCATCCAGACCTGCAGTAGAGGTCAAGGCTGCAGCCGAGGGTGGTTCCGAGGGTGGCTCCGACGGGGCGGTGGCAGTGGGTAGTAAACCCCCTGAGACCAGCAGAGAGGGGGCCGGGGATGACAAGCTGGCAGGTGAGAGGGTCTGCACTCTGCATGGACCTTGGAAGGTGACACAGGTGACGGGATTAGGTTAACAGAGATGACAGGACTAGATAACAGAGGTGACAGGATTTTGGCGatgccacacacccacacagtctgTGCTGTGACAACCGTGTGTCCTGTATTTTTAGTTTCCTACGCTAGGCTGTCACCTAAATGTGATTCTAAGGTGCTCTGACTTGGAGACAAATTTGGAGGTCGAACTGTTCTGCCACAATATGTCTTTTGGGGACTTGTGTGGGTACAAAGTGCTAGTTAGAGTTTGCAGAGGTCGTTGTTTGTTTCTCAGGGGACATTGCggtagaccagtggttcccaaacttattatagtcccgtaccccttcaaacattcaacctccagctgcgtaccccctctagcaccagggtcagcctgccacacacacacacaatacatttattaaacataagaatgagtgtgagctTTTGTCACAAGTGGGAAATGACAAAGAgctgttataggaccagggcacaattaataatataataatcatcaatcattttgctctttatttaaccatcttacatataaaaccatATTTGTTAatagaaaattgtgaataacttgccacaggttaatgagaagggtgtgcttgaaaggatgcacatactgtaactctgcaatgttgggttgagtctcagtcttaaatcattttccacacagtctgtgcctgtatttagttttcatgctagtgagggccaagaatccattctcacataggtacgtggttgcaaagggcatcagtgtgtgcaatttgccaaggcaggatactcttgAGCGCAGCtcaatccagaaatctgtcagtggcttctgattaaattgaATTTTCACTTGtagcaatttcgatgaggctctcttgttcagatatgggtaagtggactggaggcagggcatgaaagggataacaaatccagttgtatgtgtcatccgtttcaggaaagtaGCTGCGTAaatgcgcacccaactcactcaggtgctttgctatatcacatttgacattgtccgtaagtttgagtttatttgcacacaaaaaatcatacaatgatggaaagacctgtgggttgtccttgttaatgcagacagagaagagctccaacttcttaatcatagcctcacttttgtcccgcacattgaatatagttgcggagaatccctgtaatcctagattcagaccattcatcgagttgtgagatagtacttttgcacatataacacactgtggctgaggaaaggcactactcccaatataaatgaactccaaatcaatgtagttctcatcatatgtgcgcctcttcgatggtccaacgtcccggtctgttgttcggtgctcttcggctgcatcagattcacaactgtcagtgtccatgctagctgggatAACGACAAATGTATAAtaactgatgctagcattggatgtgctcgtggaagcagaacaacttgtgtcgtcgacaggtgcaggtttAGTACtgctagtagtagcagtagtagcagtactaccagtagagcctCTATGGACGCGGGCCTAACTTTTTtaaaccatttatcaattttcgcgcaaacggaatgagcagcagctatgtttggctacatacggaccgttaatggaattcccgcgagagagtaacggttaatgtgattggatgttaattatttgactaggctacctgtatttgacattgtgttgttatttcactgaacgTTATATTtgtggcagtgaaacgaggctactcaggcaagaaaaaaacctcactcaaatgtatagccctgttggaaaatataaatggactgtttgaaaatgtgaagaatgatttgttttaaataaaatatatacagatattttttaaatgtatgtgaatcacatttttatttggcgtacccccgaagGCAAAGCGCGTGGGGATACCTACGGTAGACAAACTAGGAGGTTAAACTTGTTCTGTCACAATAGTCTTTTGGAGAACTGTGAGGAAACACAATTTCAGTTCAAAACAAAATCTGTGTCTTTCTCACTGACCTTGGTGTTGTTTCTTTCCCAGGGGACATTGCAGTACTAAAAAGGGGCACCCCTCTGTACGGCCAGCCTTCCTGGTGGGGGGACGGGGACGCAGACGATGAGAACTCTGGGAAGCAGGATGGGACGACAACTGACAGGAAGCAGGAGAGATCTGAGTCAGGTAGATGCTGTCTAGCCTGGAATACAGACTGAAGTTAGCTGTGTTTCactttgtctgtctgcctgtctgtctgtgtgtctgtttatacATCAAACACCCTACCAGATAACAGTAGACTTTTGCCTTTCTGGTAGCATATGACAGCAATTGAATCTCAAAGTCTAAGTCCTTGTATTACGCCATCTTGATATCTGCTTCAAACGACAGATTGTAAAGACCCCAAGGAGACAACAGCCGGGGCCCAGGAGAATGGCCTGTACACTTCAAGCCAGGAGCCCAGTTACTTCGAGATCCCCTCCTATACCAATGAACTCCCCTCCCAAGACACGGAAGGCGCCACCGCCACTAACCCTGCCTCCGGCCCTGAAGCCGTCCCCCAGGGCCACGCCTCCTTCACCATCGAGTTTGACCTGCAGGCGTCCAATAAGGTGACGGTTAAGGACCGGGTGGCGAAGGTGGTGCCAGAGGTGAGGCCACGGCCCCCAAAGAAGGGCGCGGGAGAGGAGCTGAGTGCCCTGCAAACGGCCATGGTGGCGGCGGAGGTGAAAGTAGCTGATTGGCTGGCCCAGAACGAGATCCCATTGGCCCGTACGGAGTCGGTTGACAGAGTGGTGGAGGACGACGGGGAGAGCGTGAAGAGTGATGTGCCGGTTCAGCTGAAGAGTCTTAAAGGTAagaccaaccaaccaatcaccaTAAGAATTGAGATTTGTCAACAAGTCCTCTTGCCATTGCATTACATAGCACTACACAGTCATTACACTATGAGACAGTTTCCCAAACACAGATTAAGATTAGTCCTTGATTTGAAAGCATGTGCACTGGATAATCTCCATCGAAAGCACTTCATAGTCTAGGACTATGCTTAATCAGTATCTGGGAAACCAACCCAATAGATTCATAGGATTATAACTGCACACACCAAACGTCCAACCCCTTCCCTCTCGTTTCAGGTAGTAAACACGAGGACGGTACCCAGAGCGACTCAGAGAACGCAGCCGCGCTGGGAGAGCAACGCCGGGCCGCCCTCGAGGACCACTCCAGGGGGCTGTGGGGCGGCCGAAtagaggggtcaggggtcaagaTACGAGAGGGGCGCGCCAACGTCCCAGAGGGACTCTTTGCCGAGGAAGATAGCCCAGCCCGACGACACAGGTCCTCagcttccaaaatggcacccatCGGAGGAGAGTTAAGAGAGAGGACCAAGGATTCCGTTCCTTACCACCGCGACCAACACCAACCGATAGGACTTGGGGAGGGGTTTCAGAATCGTCATGGAGACGACTATAGCGACCGGGGGACCTATACCATAGAGATAGAGAACGAAGATAACCAAGAGGAGGAGGCCAGGAGAATGATTGACAAGGTGGGGATGGTAAATAGAACTTTAATGAGCTTAAACTGTCATTTGAATCCGGTTTCATCTGAATAACTCGTTTACACAGTCACTAGTCCCAGAGTTGGTGTCTTTTTGTCAAGGGCATGGCCTCGTATTTACTGCAAGTGGTACTGTGCAAGTGCACTAATCCCACATTGTGTTGACCTCTCGATTGAATGTttggttgaatatttattgaagTCCATGTTCTGGCCCAGGTATTTGGTGTGGAGGACTACCAGACTCTGTCCAGGGTGGCAGGCTATCCTgatatccagagagagagactgaccacTCAGAGGCCAGGCTCAGGAGACAGAGGCAAGCCTGGACGTATCGAACCAGAGGTAACAGCATTTCTGTCTGTCTACACAGAGACTCTCCATTGCAGAGGAGTGAAGGAGTTCAACTCCAAGTCAGACACTACTGTAGATTTGGTTTTTTTATACTCCCAAGATTAAGACAGACTTCACACATAAAGAAAGCTTTCAGTTTGATGCCATTCCTTGTggaaaaaatatgatttttttataAAGAAAGGATACATGCTCTCAAAAGTGCGTATGTGTTTGAAGTAGTCCTAAGCATTTTACCTGTAAATAATAGATGCGTACATGCCACTGTGACACTCTGACTAGTAGAATTTGTCCTCGTCTTCCCCTGTGCTCTAGTCTCTCCCCTTTATGTTGGAGACTGAGTGTTGTTCAATGTTGGTTTCTCCCCTGTTTGTCCTCCAGTCTCTCCCAGAGGAGCTGGTTGTGGGCGGTCCCAGGTGGGTCTCCCAATGGGCTACTCTGGCAGCCAGCCACATCAGGACTGACCCTGAGGGCTCTGGAGCTGAGTCCCATGTCCACTACCACACCGAGGACAGAGGTGCTACTGCTGGGTTTAGACCTGTTCTGAAATTGAAGTGCTTTGCTGTTTTTCAGTTGTTTTTCATTTATTAGTCATACCACTTATTTCAGTATAAAGTCAAAAATAACTATAATAAAGAAAAGAGTGTTGGGTATTTATATTGCCAATATATGAGATACCCTGTCTCTCTATAGCTGAGATCAGTGAGTCCAGTCACTCTGCCTCCATGGCCTCCACCAGCTATACAGAGCGCAAGAGGAGAACCCTGCCCCAGCTCCCCTCCACCGAGGAGGCAACCCCAGGAGGGAGGAGATCCCCTGGTCCAGCTCACCGCCCCTCCGATGTgggggagaaacaggacactgaGCTCCAGGAGAAGGAGAACCAGGAgacggggagaggagggaggaccaagcctggtggtggaggtggtgggggtAGCCAGGCTGGTAGTGTGGGTGGAAGCACCAGAGGAAGTCCGAAAAAAGGCTCTCCAGCGAAGAACCAAGATGTGGGAAGCCGGAAAGAAACTGTGTTGGCGAAACTGCCTCCTCGGCCAGGGAGTAGTGGGGGGAAGAGACTGGAGGAGGCacggaggaggaagaaggagatggaggagaaggcTAAAGAAAGGGAGAGTGCTGGGAAGCCGCTTCTTAGACAAGAGAGCTTTACGGTGGAGAGACCCAGCACCAACGTCCCCCAGGAGCTCATCCCACGGATTGACACGCAAACTGGGGCACGAATACTGACAAAGGAGGGCAGGGAGGATGGAACCACCCGGCAGAAGGACTCAGAGGCGGTGGCTGCGTTTCTGGAGACAACGGTATCAGACCTGGGTGAACCAATTAGCCAGTCCATCGAGGGGTCTTTGTCGCCTGAGTCGGATGTGGACACCACCAGCACCGTTAGCCAGGCAGCGGGCGTCGGAGGGCGGAAGGTGGTCCACCAGAAGAGACGTACCCTAACTGCCCagcagaaggagagggagaagacggTGCTGTGCTCCTCCACCAAGGGGCCTACCAGAGCCAGAGATACCCAGGATAGGAAACCCAAATCCAGACCGTCTGGAGGACAAGGGACCCGCCAAGCTGGTCGTGCCTGGACCTCCCTGGACCTAACAGATGACGACGTCAACTCCAACTCCCTCCTCTCCGACTCCCAACCCTCCATACAGGAGGTTAGCTCGCACAGTTCCCACGCCAGAACCCAGGCCGGAAGCACCAAGGCTAGCCGGGCTAAAAACACCCAGGCATCCAGCACCACCACAAACACCCTCAGTAAACCTACCACCACCTTGCCCAAGGTGCGGCCCACCCGGGCCTCGATACTCAGACGTGCCCGTTTGGGGGACTCCTCCGATACCGAACCAGCCGACATGGACCGGATGTCCGTAGCCTCCGAGGCTAGCACCACTAGCTCCAGGTCCGCGGCTCCCGGACCAGGGATCCGGAGAGGCCTGTCCCGCATTGACGCCCTGGCCCAGCCCAGGAAGCCCAGGATGGGATCTCCGTCTGCCCAGAGTGACTCAGAGGCCACAGGGGGCCGTAGCCGGGGGATAGGGGCTCGTAGCATTGCTACCGACTACGCCGTCCGACAGGGACTCAGAGGAGTCAGCAACATGGGAGGGATAATACCCAGGGCCAGGGCTAACAGCGCCTCCAAACTACCTGACAAGTCTAAGGGCTACATCACCCCCACaggtaacatactgtactgtctgatacAGAAGTAGTGTTTCTGAGTGACTGTTCTCTAGTAACTTATCCACTG
This sequence is a window from Oncorhynchus mykiss isolate Arlee chromosome 13, USDA_OmykA_1.1, whole genome shotgun sequence. Protein-coding genes within it:
- the LOC110485739 gene encoding centrosomal protein of 170 kDa, with product MSVSSWFLVSGGGMRHRLPWEMIFVGRDDCELMLQSRSVDKQHAVINYEPTTDEHKVKDLGSLNGTFVNEVRIQEQVYITLKIDDKLRFGYDTNLFTVVRGELHVPEEALKHEKFNSQLLLQTIKPPEAAPVPSRPAVEVKAAAEGGSEGGSDGAVAVGSKPPETSREGAGDDKLAGDIAVLKRGTPLYGQPSWWGDGDADDENSGKQDGTTTDRKQERSESDCKDPKETTAGAQENGLYTSSQEPSYFEIPSYTNELPSQDTEGATATNPASGPEAVPQGHASFTIEFDLQASNKVTVKDRVAKVVPEVRPRPPKKGAGEELSALQTAMVAAEVKVADWLAQNEIPLARTESVDRVVEDDGESVKSDVPVQLKSLKGSKHEDGTQSDSENAAALGEQRRAALEDHSRGLWGGRIEGSGVKIREGRANVPEGLFAEEDSPARRHRSSASKMAPIGGELRERTKDSVPYHRDQHQPIGLGEGFQNRHGDDYSDRGTYTIEIENEDNQEEEARRMIDKVFGVEDYQTLSRVAGYPDIQRERLTTQRPGSGDRGKPGRIEPESLPEELVVGGPRWVSQWATLAASHIRTDPEGSGAESHVHYHTEDRAEISESSHSASMASTSYTERKRRTLPQLPSTEEATPGGRRSPGPAHRPSDVGEKQDTELQEKENQETGRGGRTKPGGGGGGGSQAGSVGGSTRGSPKKGSPAKNQDVGSRKETVLAKLPPRPGSSGGKRLEEARRRKKEMEEKAKERESAGKPLLRQESFTVERPSTNVPQELIPRIDTQTGARILTKEGREDGTTRQKDSEAVAAFLETTVSDLGEPISQSIEGSLSPESDVDTTSTVSQAAGVGGRKVVHQKRRTLTAQQKEREKTVLCSSTKGPTRARDTQDRKPKSRPSGGQGTRQAGRAWTSLDLTDDDVNSNSLLSDSQPSIQEVSSHSSHARTQAGSTKASRAKNTQASSTTTNTLSKPTTTLPKVRPTRASILRRARLGDSSDTEPADMDRMSVASEASTTSSRSAAPGPGIRRGLSRIDALAQPRKPRMGSPSAQSDSEATGGRSRGIGARSIATDYAVRQGLRGVSNMGGIIPRARANSASKLPDKSKGYITPTAGGRWRRMPMDYASTSEDEFGSNRHPSKHGGPARQFASPRLTQLGGSAPATPSPGGIAALRQQSAGREQEEYMKDWTTHSEEIARISQDLAKDLAMLAREIHDVAGEIDSVSPAASAATDPGAMMEERVFDDGLDLGSGPSTESILGNNIRPVELRPRNSNRQGPRAIRRQTWNREDAVLDSLLLASVTQLSARIRHSVDKTAGKIRILFKDKNRKWDEIENKLQAEHDSLLLKTSSTEITTILQDLKRVERQLLVIDVMVDPDGTLDALTSLGLTSPLTDLQRVSPGAAGPSSVGHPTGGSSGEGPSSSTLSAPSGGPSSGASGTSTQVAERDLGLHVDNNLPSIGGEQNCVVHK